In one window of Gossypium arboreum isolate Shixiya-1 chromosome 4, ASM2569848v2, whole genome shotgun sequence DNA:
- the LOC108460318 gene encoding probable mitochondrial saccharopine dehydrogenase-like oxidoreductase At5g39410 translates to MQTAQPPKPHPLYDIIILGASGFTGKYVVKEALKFLNTPSSPLKTLALAGRSREKLVKTLQWAAHPSSPPNDVSVITADTTDPPSLSSLCNQTKLLLNCVGPYRIHGEPVVAACASSGCDYLDITGEPEFMEKMEAKYHEKAMETGSLIVSACGFDSIPAEMGVMFNMRQWVAPAVPNHVTAYVSLESDKRIVGNFATYESAVLGVANMDKLQQLRRSRPKKPRPVIPGPRLPKGPTIEYQEKIGLRALKLPSADAVVVRRTLVTLMENPHGLPGINESPEHIGKREAYWSSVKPAHFVVKIASKSLLGIYRILGVGVFIGLLCRFSFGRWLLLKFPSFFSFGWFRKTGPSEDEVRSASFKMWFVGYGFSDCNLASERNSKPDMEIITRVMGPEIGYVTTPISLIQCALIVLSQRENLPKGGVYTPGIVFGPDLQERLQENGISFDVVSKTALPSPAPA, encoded by the exons ATGCAAACAGCCCAACCCCCAAAACCCCATCCTCTCTACGACATAATCATCTTAGGAGCCTCAGGTTTTACTGGCAAATATGTAGTAAAAGAGGCTCTGAAGTTTCTCAACACCCCATCTTCTCCTCTTAAAACTTTAGCACTTGCTGGCCGTAGCCGTGAAAAGCTTGTTAAAACTCTTCAATGGGCAGCCCATCCTAGTTCTCCTCCCAATGATGTTAGTGTTATCACTGCCGATACTACTGACCCACCTTCGCTTTCCAGTCTTTGTAACCAGACGAAGCTTTTGCTTAATTGTGTCGGACCTTATAGGATCCATGGTGAACCTGTTGTTGCTGCTTGTGCCTCTTCTGG GTGTGATTATTTGGATATAACTGGAGAGCCTGAGTTTATGGAAAAAATGGAGGCCAAATACCATGAAAAGGCTATGGAGACAGGTTCATTGATTGTTTCTGCATGCGGATTCGATTCGATTCCTGCTGAAATGGGGGTTATGTTCAATATGAGGCAGTGGGTGGCTCCTGCTGTGCCAAACCATGTTACTGCATATGTAAGTTTGGAGTCTGATAAAAGAATTGTTGGGAACTTTGCAACATATGAATCAGCAGTTTTGGGTGTGGCGAACATGGATAAGTTGCAACAGTTGAGGCGTTCCAGACCCAAGAAACCTAGGCCTGTG ATTCCTGGTCCCCGTCTTCCCAAGGGACCAACTATCGAATACCAGGAGAAGATTGGTCTCAGGGCTTTAAAGTTACCCTCAGCGGATGCTGTAGTTGTTCGAAGGACTCTCGTTACTCTGATGGAGAACCCCCATGGTCTCCCTGGGATCAATGAGAGTCCTGAACATATTGGAAAGAGGGAGGCCTACTGGTCATCAGTGAAGCCAGCTCATTTTGTAGTGAAAATAGCATCTAAATCCCTATTAGGCATCTACCGAATCCTCGGAGTTGGGGTTTTCATTGGACTGTTGTGTAGATTTTCATTTGGGAGGTGGCTTCTATTGAAATTTCCCTCATTTTTCAGCTTTGGGTGGTTCCGGAAGACCGGTCCCTCTGAGGACGAGGTGAGAAGTGCATCATTTAAGATGTGGTTTGTTGGATACGGATTCAGTGACTGCAACCTGGCTTCAGAAAGAAACTCGAAACCTGACATGGAAATCATAACGAGAGTAATGGGACCTGAGATTGGCTATGTGACAACTCCGATAAGTCTAATTCAATGTGCTCTCATAGTTTTGAGCCAACGAGAAAACCTGCCAAAGGGCGGAGTTTATACCCCTGGCATCGTCTTTGGTCCGGATCTCCAAGAACGATTGCAAGAGAATGGAATTTCATTTGATGTCGTTTCAAAGACTGCTCTGCCTAGCCCTGCCCCTGCTTAA
- the LOC108460319 gene encoding uncharacterized protein LOC108460319 — MEACFLSSNSFTKSLEIVPSIKARSLTFTKKNPNLFHSRKVSFPSSITCCHLDSSSPSDDDKKPTLDSDWRSFRARLVALEKVSKPENSSSSTNPDTVVDHPPSVAINDKWVHTIHEPEKGCLLIATEKLDGVHIFERTVILLLSTGPIGPSGIILNRPSLMSIKEMRSPTLDIAGTFSDRQLFFGGPLEEGLFLVTPRMDEKSGVFEEVMEGLYYGTKESAGCAAEMAKRNVIGAGDLRFFDGYCGWEKGQLNEEIRAGYWTIAACSPNVIGLGSVASVVLWDEIIELLGPKKVW, encoded by the exons atggaagcTTGCTTTCTCTCATCAAATTCCTTCACTAAAAGTCTTGAGATTGTGCCCTCAATCAAGGCTAGATCACTTACTTTTACTAAGAAAAACCCCAACCTTTTTCACTCTAGGAAAGTTTCTTTCCCATCTTCCATCACAT GCTGCCATTTGGATTCATCTTCACCGTCGGATGATGACAAGAAGCCAACACTTGATTCTGATTGGCGTTCATTTAGAGCAAGGCTAGTAGCATTAGAGAAAGTATCAAAGCCTGAGAACTCTTCATCTTCCACCAATCCTGATACAGTAGTGGATCACCCTCCATCAGTTGCAATAAACGACAAATGGGTCCACACCATCCATGAGCCCGAAAAGGGTTGTCTACTCATCGCGACTGAGAAGCTCGATGGGGTACATATTTTCGAACGGACGGTAATCCTACTTTTATCAACAGGACCAATTGGCCCATCCGGGATCATCCTCAACCGACCATCCCTCATGTCGATCAAAGAAATGAGATCACCGACCCTAGACATCGCAGGGACATTTTCGGACAGGCAGTTGTTTTTCGGTGGGCCATTGGAAGAAGGGTTATTTTTGGTGACTCCCAGAATGGATGAAAAGAGCGGGGTTTTCGAAGAAGTAATGGAAGGGTTATACTATGGGACAAAAGAGAGTGCGGGGTGTGCAGCTGAGATGGCGAAGAGGAATGTGATAGGGGCAGGGGATTTGAGGTTCTTTGATGGGTATTGTGGGTGGGAAAAAGGGcaattgaatgaagaaattagGGCTGGTTATTGGACAATTGCAGCTTGTAGTCCAAATGTAATTGGTCTTGGCAGTGTAGCAAGTGTTGTACTTTGGGATGAAATTATTGAGCTTCTGGGCCCAAAAAAGGTTTGGTAA